CCCTTTCGGGTTCGATTCCCTTCTTATTTCTTATAATTTGGAGCTGGTGGAAGGAATTTGCAGTTGCTCCGCATCTGCCGTTCTGCGCTTCCTTTTCAGTCAGCTTGAACCTCTCGCTGCTCAAAAGTCATTTAGACTTTCTCGTTTACGCTCGAGCCCTTTCGGGTTCGATTCCCTTCTTATTTCTTATAGTTTGGAGCTGGTGGAGGGAATTTGCAGTTGCTCCGCATCTGCCGTTCTGCGCTTCCTTTTCAGTCAGCTTGAACCTCTCGCTGCTCAAAAGTCATTTAGACTTTCTCGTTTACGCTCGAGCCCTTTCGGGTTCGATCCCCTTCTTATTTCTTATAGTTTGGAGCTGGTGGAGGGAATTTGCAGTTGCTCCGCATCTGCCGTTCTGCGCTTCCTTTTCAGTCAGCTTGAACCTCTCGCTGCTCAAAAGTCATTTAGACTTTCTCGTTTACGCTCGAGCCCTTTCGGGTTCGATTCCCTTCTTATTTCTTATAGTTTGGAGCTGGTGGAGGGAATCGAACCCCCAACCTGCTGATTACAAATCAGCTGCTCTACCGTTGAGCCACACCAGCGCGCTTTGTATCTTCAATAAAATTGGCGACCTGGATCGGGCTCGAACCGACGACCTCCAGCGTGACAGGCTGGCATTCTAACCAACTGAACTACCAGGCCATTTGTAATTTGGTGGGCGTTATAGGGCTCGAACCTATGACCCTCTGCTTGTAAGGCAGATGCTCTCCCAGCTGAGCTAAACGCCCAAATCACTTGCTGTTCTAGTGTTTTATCTACTTGACACAGTTATTTATGTTATACTATTTGTCATTGTTTGTCAATACTTTTTATATATTTTTAATGCTATCAAAGTCAAAAACTTATAATAACACGACCTTTTCAGAAAAAAAATAGCCCCTCGGACAAAGTCTGCAAGAAACTACTTTTCAATGGTGCCCAGACTCGGAATCGAACCAAGGACACGAGGATTTTCAGTCCTCTGCTCTACCTACTGAGCTATCTGGGCAAATTTTATAGGTTTATAATGATGGTGGGCCATCAGGGACTTGAACCCCGGACCTGCCGGTTATGAGCCGGACGCTCTGACCAACTGAGCTAATGGCCCCTGTCGTTTAATGGTCGGGGTGGCAGGATTTGAACCCGCGGCCCACTGGTCCCAAACCAGTTGCGCTACCAAGCTGCGCTACACCCCGAAAAATATTCAACTAAATTGGCAGGGGTAGTAGGACTTGAACCCACGGCGCATAGTTTTGGAGACTATCGCTCTACCAACTGAGCTATACCCCTACAGATATATGGCGGAGAAGATGGGATTCGAACCCATGCGGCCCTTACGAACCCTAACGGTTTAGCAAACCGTCCTCTTCAGCCTACTTGAGTACTTCTCCATATACACAATTTATGGCGGAGAGGGTGGGATTCGAACCCACGGTCCCTTTCGGAATCACTGGTTTTCAAGACCAGCTCCTTAAACCACTCGGACACCTCTCCATCTATGAGCTCTACTACTTTATTTAAATAAACATTCCGCCCAGTATCAAAACACTGCCTACAGAATGTATATATCTTATAAATTGGTGACCCATCGGAGACTCGAACCCCGGACACCTTGATTAAAAGTCAAGTGCTCTGCCGACTGAGCTAATGGGTCATATATATCCTATACAATTAAAAATGGCGAGCCCACAGGGATTCGAACCCCGGACACACGGCTTAGAAGGCCGTTGCTCTATCCAGCTGAGCTATGAGCCCACATCACAAAAGTACATGGAGCGGGTGATGAGAATCGAACTCACGCCATCAGCTTGGAAGGCTGAGGTTCTACCATTGAACTACACCCGCATGATTTGGAGCGGAAGACGAGATTCGAACTCGCGACCCTCGCCTTGGCAAGGCGATGCTCTACCCCTGAGCCACTTCCGCATATTTTATTGGTCGAGGGTGGTGGATTCGAACCACCGAAAGCTCAGCTAACGGATTTACAGTCCGCCCCCTTTGGCCACTCGGGAAACCCTCGAAAATTTTATATTGGCAACGAGCCCTTTCGGGTTCGATTCCCTTCTTATTTCTTATAGTTTGGAGCTGGTGGAGGGAATTTGCAGTTGCTCCGCATCTGCCGTTCTACGCTTCCTTTTCAATCAGCTTGAACCTCTCGCTACTCAAAAGTCATTTAGACTTTCTCGTTTACGCTCGAGCCCTTTCGGGTTCGATTCCCTTCTTATTTCTTATAGTTTGGAGCTGGTGGAGGGAATTTGCAGTTGCTCCGCATCTGCCGTTCTGCGCTTCCTTTTCAATCAGCTTGAACCTCTCGCTACTCAAAAGTCATTTAGACTTTCTCGTTTACGCTCGAGCCCTTTCGGGTTCGATTCCCTTCTTATTCTTATAGTTTGGAGCTGGTGGAGGGAATCGAACCCCCAACCTGCTGATTACAAATCAGCTGCTCTACCGTTGAGCCACACCAGCGCGCTTTGTATCTTCAATAAAATTGGCGACCTGGATCGGGCTCGAACCGACGACCTCCAGCGTGACAGGCTGGCATTCTAACCAACTGAACTACCAGGCCATTTGTAATTTGGTGGGCGTTATAGGGCTCGAACCTATGACCCTCTGCTTGTAAGGCAGATGCTCTCCCAGCTGAGCTAAACGCCCAAATCACTTGCTGTTCTAGTGTTTTATCTACTTGACACAGTTATTTATGTTACACTATTTGTCATTGTTTGTCAATACTTTTATTTGACCGACAAAATCGCTTTTTCATTTTATAAATGGCTCCAAGGGTGGGGCTCGAACCCACAGCCTATCGGTTAACAGCCGAGTGCTCCACCATTGAGCTACCTTGGAACAATTCTGCTCGTGCGACCACACGCATTAGCGACGATATTTATCTTAGCATAGCACCTTTAATATGTCAAACACTTTTTTACAATTTCTTTTATTTTTTATTCGTTTTTCTGGAAATCCTTACAAATTCAATTATTTGAAAAAATCGCAAACTGGAACCCGAATTTGTTCCATCCGCTCTTCCCGTAAAATTCCTGTCCCACTAGTCAGGTTTGCTATAATTTGTTTCAAATTCTCTTTCTTTTCCGGTTCCGCGGACAAAATAACTTGAACTGAATCCTCATAAATTATTTGATTTATGCTAAATTCGCCGGCTTGAGACAGATTCTGTAATTTATTTAAGTATGTATACTCTAAGTTCACCACCGCCACATACATGTCCTTTACGGCACAGATCCCTGCCTCCTGTAAGGCCAGCTTCACCGAACTCGTATAAGCTCTTACCAGACCGCCTGTCCCCAATTTAATTCCACCAAAATATCGAGTGACCACCACCGCCAGATTGGTAAGCCCTTCCCGTACGAGCATCTGAACAATAGGCGCACCGGAGGTCCCCTGAGGCTCTCCGTCATCGCTTGCCCATTGAATCTGATACTTGTCTCCTATGACCATGGCGGGTACGTTATGTGTGGCATCCTTATGCTTTATCTTGATTTCAGAAATAAAGGCTTCTGCCTCTTCTCTCGTTTCCACGGGGCAAACATAGGCTATAAATCTTGACTTATCAATCGTTTGCTCCGCATATTCCAATTTTTGCACGGTATTATATCGTATCATACTCTTTTAACCTATTATAATCTGCCTGCGCCAATTCTACCTCAAATGCGGTGCCGGATTCGACATATTCTGTGGACAGGACTCTGGCATTTTCACAAAGATAAGAAGAAATGTCTCCCCTGTCATAGGGAATAAGCAATTTCGCTGTAACTCGATCCGAAAACAGTTTCGTTTTGATCACATTTATAATCTGGTCAAAATTGTCCCCCCGTTTTGCCGAAATACAGATATATTCTTCCTCTGTGACAGGCATTGCTTCATTTTCCAGTAAATCTATTTTATTATACACCAGCACTCTCTCTTTATTCCCTGCTCCAATTTCCCTTAGGACCTTATTTGTCACATCAATATGGAACTCATTTGCCGCATAAGAAGCATCCACCACATGCAGAAGTAGATCCGCATAGGTCACTTCTTCCAAAGTGGCTTTAAAAGCATTGACCAGAGAATGGGGCAGTTTACTGACAAAGCCGACCGTATCAATTAAGATAAATTCATCGTTGGTATCCAGCTTAATGTTCCTTTGTGACGTATCCAGCGTAGCAAAAAGCATGTCCTTCTCTAAAACCGCCTTTTCTTCTCTGTATACACTCTCCAAAAGCCTGTTCATAATAGCGGACTTTCCTGCATTGGTATAGCCTACAAGAGCCACGATAGGCAGGCCTGCCTTTACTCTTTTTGCCCGCTGAACATTTCGGTTTCCCTTTATTTCAACAAGCTCTGCTTTGATATCGTCCATCCTTCGCTGAACGTGTCTCCTGTCCGTTTCCAGCTTTTTTTCTCCCGGGCCTCTTGTTCCAATTCCGCCTCCCAGTCTTGACAAGCTTTTTCCAAAGCCCAGCAGTCGCGGCATCCTGTATTGAAGCTGAGCCAACTCAACTTGCAGCTTTCCCTCCCGGGATACAGCCCTTGCCGCAAAAATATCCAAAATTAATATGGTTCTGTCAATAACCCGGATTCCAACCGTATCCTCCAAATTTCTAAGCTGCATTCCGGAAAGCTCATCGTTAAAGATCACCATATCGGCTTCCATGTTTCTGCACAGTTCAGCCAGTTCTTCTACCTTTCCTTTTCCGATAAAGGTGGCACCGTTGGGTCTTTCCAAGCTTTGAACCATCGTCCCGAGCACCTCTACTTCCGCGGCCTCTGCCAGCCCCTCCAGCTCTTCCATAGAATAGCTGATATCCTCCTTGAGCTGAAGCCCGACCAGGATGGCTTTATATTCTTCGTTTTGTATGACATCATTATTTTCACTAAATCTTAACATAATTGTATTTTACCACACCTTTTCTTCCATTACCCATTAATTCCCCGAATTCATGCCGTCCAACAGATCTTCTTTCGGTACATTGACATAGCTGTTCGGTACTTTCCCCAGTATGACAGCCTCGGAAACCAGAACCACATTATGTATTTCCAACGTATTAGACGAAAAAGGGGACATAATTCTGACCTTACTGGTCAAAGACAAATACACCTTATATTTTGTCTGGTTAATTCCCTGAGACTCAAATTCACTTAAGAACTCTATATTTGCCACACTGATAGGTAAAACCTTCATATTGACATTAATATCTGCCTGCGACATCAATTGACTGCCTAGAATCGTTCCTAAAGGTACCTTTATTACCGTAGGCTTCATATCTCGATATCTCTGTTTTATTTCTTTACCAAGCTCTGCTGCCAAAATGTTCATAGCCACGGTATTGGACTGTACTAACTCTATGCTTCCCTCCTTATCCGTATTTATGATAAGCAAATCTTCCAGCTTCGTAGCTTCCTTAAAGAATTGTTTACAGGTGGCTTCATTGATGGCATATGTGACCATTTCCTTTGCTTTTATAGCGGCTAGAGAGTCTATGGAAGGCCGTACCACTTTCACCATTTTCCATCCGATCAAGCTTGCCAGCATTGTAATTATTATAATAGCAATCAGAACTTTTATCCATCTGCTTTTTTTAGTTTCACAAGCTTTAAACCGTTTAGTAGTCCATAGCCCCAGCATAAAAACACCCCCGAACAGATATATCATTATATGCTGAACGGGGGCAGACCGTGTCAAATTAATTGGCTACATATCCAATTTTTCAAGTTCCTCATAGAATTTAGGGTTTAAAATTTTAATATGGGTTCCTTTCATCCCAAGAGAACGGGACTCAATAACACCCGCACTTTCTAACTTGCGAAGGGCGTTCACAATAACAGATCGGGTGATGCCGGATCTGTCCGCGATCTTACTGGCGACCAGCAGACCTTCATTTCCGTTCAGTTCGGCAAAAATCTGCTGCACGGCTTCTATTTCGGAATACGATAAAGTACCGATAGCCATTTGAACGATAGACCGCATTCTTTCTTCTTCTTCAAACTCTAAAGTTTTTCTTCTCTGTATCTCAAGACCCACTACGGTAGCGCCGTATTCGCCCAGCACTAAATCTTCATTGCTGAATTCGGGCTCGTATCTTGTGCAGATCAGGGTGCCCCATCTCTGTCCGCCTCCTAAAATAGGGATGATCGTGTGCAGCTTGTCATACGTATCATAATCATATTTAAAAATCTCAAGTGCATCCTCCGCTTTCAGATTAGCTTCCGTAGAAGTAACCTTCAATAAGGCTTCATTGTATTCGTTCGGAAACTTTTCAATGCCTGTTTCAGGATCTGTAATGGTCGAACTATCCGATTTAATTTTATAGTGTACACCGATTACTTTACCTCTCAGATTTGCAATATATACATTCGCATCCATCATATCACTCAATATATTACAAAGCTCATCAAAAGAAAAGGCTCCTGTCGCACTCTCTTGCAGAACCCAATTCAGTTTTCTGATTTTACTTAAAAGATCTTTTCCCATAACTATCTTTTTCTCCTTTATTTATAATTCAAGACTAATTTGTCCTATTTCCCACGTTAATATATATTATCTCTTTTTTTAAAAACAATCAAGCTATTATTTTGATTTTTCTAAAAACTTTTTATTTTGCAAACAATTACGCTAAAATTTGTCACTTTTTACGAAAAAACAGATTGGTAATACCAAATATATACCAATCTGCTCATTTTTGTCAAGATTAAAGAATAAACTTGTCTATATCATCTTCGTGTATCTTTTCTACAAATTTTTCTTTTACGTATGCCCGGTCTATGATGATTTCCTCTTGCTCCATCTCAGGAATGTTAAAAGAAATATCCTCAAGGAGCTTCTCCATAATCGTGTGAAGCCTTCTGGCTCCAATGTTTTCAGTCTGTTCGTTCATAAGAAAAGCCATGGTGGCAATCTCTTCTACGGAATCCTCTGTAAACGTAATCTTTATGCCTTCTGTTTCCAGCAGCATTTTGTGCTGTTTCAATAAAGCATTTTTCGGAATGGTAAGAATCTTAACAAAGGAATCCTTTGTCAGATTCTCCAATTCAACCCGGATTGGAAATCTTCCCTGCAATTCAGGAATCAGATCCGTAGGCTTAGACGTATGGAAGGCTCCCGCTCCGATAAACAGTACATGATCGGTTTTCACCGGTCCGTATTTCGTATTCACAACGCTGCCTTCTACGATTGGAAGGATATCTCTTTGAACACCTTCTCTGGAAACATCAGCCCCGGATCGATAGCTGGAACCGGATGCGATTTTATCAATTTCATCGATGAAGATAATCCCGTTCTGTTCCGCAATTTCCAAAGCTTCTTCTGTTACCTGATCCATATCAATTAAATTTTGGGCTTCCTGTTCCCTCAAAATTTTTCTTGCGTCCTTTACTCGAACTTTTTTCTTCTTCTTTTTCGGAGGCATCATATCACCGAAAATATTCCCGATAGCAATGCTCATGCCTTCATTTCCCATATCCAAGGTATTGCCTTTGGGTGTTTCATTCACCTGAATTTCAATATATTGTTCTTCCAGCATACCATCCCGGAGCTGCTGTCTCACCTGTTCTCTGGCAAGCTCAACATCGCTTTTGTCGGCATTGTCTGCGTCTTTATCCTCCTGTTCAAGCTGCGGTCTCTGCGTCTGCTGATATCCGCCGCCCAAAATGAAGTCAAAAGGTGTTTTCAAGTTACTTGCACCGGAAGCTGCTGTCTTCTTTTTCCCCGGAATGATTGCTTCAATAATCTTTTCTTCCGCGATTTCTTCGGCTATGGAATATTTTTCTTGTAGCCGTTTCTGCTTGGTTATCCGAATGGAAGCTTCCACTAAATCCCTTACCATGGAATCTACGTCTCTTCCAACGTAACCGACTTCCGTAAATTTTGTAGCCTCTACCTTCACAAATGGCGCATCCATCAGCTTTGCCAGCCGTCTGGCAATCTCAGTCTTACCGCAGCCGGTAGGTCCGATCATCAAAATATTTTTCGGGATGATCTCCTCCTTCATTTCTTCAGGCAGAAGATTTCTTCTGTATCGGTTTCTCAGAGCAATAGCCACAGACTTCTTTGCTTCATCTTGTCCAATAATATATTTATCAAGTTCCGCCACGATCTGTTTTGGCGTCATATTGTATAATTCTCCCATTTTTTAATACCTCCTACAGTTTTTCAACAGAAATGTTATCGTTCGTATAAACGCAAATAGAAGATGCTATTTTTAAGGATTCTCTGACAATCTGTTCGGCATCCATTTCTGTGTGGTTAAACAGCGCATTTGCCGCGGCATACGCATAATTCCCACCCGATCCGATTGCTACAAAATCCTCGTCGGGTTCGATTACTTCACCGTTTCCGGAAATCAAGAGCATATTTTCTTTATCGGCAGCAATCATTAAAGCCTCCAGATTTCTCATGCCTTTGTCGGATCTCCACATCTGCGCCAGAGCAACTGCTGCTTTCTTCAAGTTTCCTGAATGTTCTTCCAATTTTTTCTCAAATTTTTCCGTCAGCGAAAAGGCATCTGAAACAGAACCGGCAAACCCTGTTACTACTGAGTTCTTATAAATTTTCTTAACTTTTTTTGCTTTATGCTTCATGATGGCCGTCTCACCCATGGTAACTTGTCCGTCTCCCCCGATACAAATGTCGTTTTCCCCTCTTCTTACTGCTACTATAGTAGTTGCATGAAATTCTATCATCTAACATTACCTCTCTTTCACATATTTATTCTTTATACCCACATTCGCTGTTTGAACACGCTAAAGAACTGTTTTTTGTTTTTTTCTCCACTAATACGGAACCGCATTCCGGACACTTTTTGTTCGTCGGCTTGTTCCAAAAAACTTGATTGCACTCCGGATATCCGCTGCATCCATAAAACATTCTGCCGTTTTTTCCCCTTCTCGCTACAATGTCTTTGCCACATTTTGGACATTTGGCATCGATCTTTGTAACAATCGGTTTTGTATTCTTGCACTCCGGATACCCGGTACAAGCTATAAAATCACCAAATCTTCCGCTTTTTTTAGCCATAGGCCTGCCACATAGCTCGCATAATTCTCCCGTCAGCTCATCTTCCAATTTGACTTTTTCTATCTCTTTATCCGCAATATCCAGTTCCACTTTCAGAACCTCATAAAAATCACTGACAATATTTTTCCAATTCAGATTTTTTACCTCAATATCATCCAGACGATCCTCCAGCTCTGCGGTAAAACCTACATCGACAATCTCTTTAAAATATTTTTCCATCAGTTCGGTGACAATAAAACCTAAATCGGTCGGAAGCAGAGATTTCTTTTCTCTGGACACATATTTTCTGTCCATAAGCGTAGCTATGATCGGTGAATAGGTGCTCGGTCTTCCGATATTTTTTTCTTCCAGATCTTTTACCAAGCTTGCTTCCGTATATCTTGCAGGGGGCTGCGTAAAGTTTTGATCGCATTGCAAATCAAGCAGATTCAGTTTATGTCCCACTTGAAGCTCCGGCAGCATCTTTTCATCCTTTTCTTCACCCGCCTCCTGATATACCTTTAAATATCCGTCAAATTTAAGCTTTGAGCCGTTGGCTTTTAGCGTATAATCCCCATTTTCTATTTCAACAGCCATCGAGTCATACACTGCCGCAGACATCTGGCTTGCCATAAATCTGGACCAGATCAATTTATACAGGTTGTATTGATCCTTTGTCAAGGATTCCTTGATTTCATCCGGAACTAAATCCATATAGCTGGGACGGATCGCTTCATGTGCATCCTGCACATCCTTTTTCTTATTTGAAAAAATATTATTGGCATGATACGGGTTTCCATATCTCTCCAGAATAAATTCCTTTGCCGCAGTCTTTGCTTCTTCGGAAATTCTTACGGAATCTGTTCTGATGTAAGTTACCAGACCGATGGTACCATGCCCTTTGACTTCTACACCCTCGTATAACTGCTGGGCAACCATCATGGTCTTTTTTGTGGAAAAGCCCAGCTTATTTGCAGCATCCTGCT
This region of Aminipila luticellarii genomic DNA includes:
- a CDS encoding YigZ family protein, whose translation is MIRYNTVQKLEYAEQTIDKSRFIAYVCPVETREEAEAFISEIKIKHKDATHNVPAMVIGDKYQIQWASDDGEPQGTSGAPIVQMLVREGLTNLAVVVTRYFGGIKLGTGGLVRAYTSSVKLALQEAGICAVKDMYVAVVNLEYTYLNKLQNLSQAGEFSINQIIYEDSVQVILSAEPEKKENLKQIIANLTSGTGILREERMEQIRVPVCDFFK
- the hflX gene encoding GTPase HflX, whose product is MLRFSENNDVIQNEEYKAILVGLQLKEDISYSMEELEGLAEAAEVEVLGTMVQSLERPNGATFIGKGKVEELAELCRNMEADMVIFNDELSGMQLRNLEDTVGIRVIDRTILILDIFAARAVSREGKLQVELAQLQYRMPRLLGFGKSLSRLGGGIGTRGPGEKKLETDRRHVQRRMDDIKAELVEIKGNRNVQRAKRVKAGLPIVALVGYTNAGKSAIMNRLLESVYREEKAVLEKDMLFATLDTSQRNIKLDTNDEFILIDTVGFVSKLPHSLVNAFKATLEEVTYADLLLHVVDASYAANEFHIDVTNKVLREIGAGNKERVLVYNKIDLLENEAMPVTEEEYICISAKRGDNFDQIINVIKTKLFSDRVTAKLLIPYDRGDISSYLCENARVLSTEYVESGTAFEVELAQADYNRLKEYDTI
- the yunB gene encoding sporulation protein YunB, which gives rise to MLGLWTTKRFKACETKKSRWIKVLIAIIIITMLASLIGWKMVKVVRPSIDSLAAIKAKEMVTYAINEATCKQFFKEATKLEDLLIINTDKEGSIELVQSNTVAMNILAAELGKEIKQRYRDMKPTVIKVPLGTILGSQLMSQADINVNMKVLPISVANIEFLSEFESQGINQTKYKVYLSLTSKVRIMSPFSSNTLEIHNVVLVSEAVILGKVPNSYVNVPKEDLLDGMNSGN
- the codY gene encoding GTP-sensing pleiotropic transcriptional regulator CodY; its protein translation is MGKDLLSKIRKLNWVLQESATGAFSFDELCNILSDMMDANVYIANLRGKVIGVHYKIKSDSSTITDPETGIEKFPNEYNEALLKVTSTEANLKAEDALEIFKYDYDTYDKLHTIIPILGGGQRWGTLICTRYEPEFSNEDLVLGEYGATVVGLEIQRRKTLEFEEEERMRSIVQMAIGTLSYSEIEAVQQIFAELNGNEGLLVASKIADRSGITRSVIVNALRKLESAGVIESRSLGMKGTHIKILNPKFYEELEKLDM
- the hslU gene encoding ATP-dependent protease ATPase subunit HslU; translated protein: MGELYNMTPKQIVAELDKYIIGQDEAKKSVAIALRNRYRRNLLPEEMKEEIIPKNILMIGPTGCGKTEIARRLAKLMDAPFVKVEATKFTEVGYVGRDVDSMVRDLVEASIRITKQKRLQEKYSIAEEIAEEKIIEAIIPGKKKTAASGASNLKTPFDFILGGGYQQTQRPQLEQEDKDADNADKSDVELAREQVRQQLRDGMLEEQYIEIQVNETPKGNTLDMGNEGMSIAIGNIFGDMMPPKKKKKKVRVKDARKILREQEAQNLIDMDQVTEEALEIAEQNGIIFIDEIDKIASGSSYRSGADVSREGVQRDILPIVEGSVVNTKYGPVKTDHVLFIGAGAFHTSKPTDLIPELQGRFPIRVELENLTKDSFVKILTIPKNALLKQHKMLLETEGIKITFTEDSVEEIATMAFLMNEQTENIGARRLHTIMEKLLEDISFNIPEMEQEEIIIDRAYVKEKFVEKIHEDDIDKFIL
- the hslV gene encoding ATP-dependent protease subunit HslV, with product MIEFHATTIVAVRRGENDICIGGDGQVTMGETAIMKHKAKKVKKIYKNSVVTGFAGSVSDAFSLTEKFEKKLEEHSGNLKKAAVALAQMWRSDKGMRNLEALMIAADKENMLLISGNGEVIEPDEDFVAIGSGGNYAYAAANALFNHTEMDAEQIVRESLKIASSICVYTNDNISVEKL
- the topA gene encoding type I DNA topoisomerase, which codes for MASSKNLVIVESPSKAKTIGKFLGSKYKVIASVGHVRDLPKSKLGIDLENNFEPQYIAIRGKGDVIKAMRREAKNADKIYLATDPDREGEAISWHIAHLLGIDPTKACRIVFNEITKNAIQTAVKNPRNIDTKLVDAQQARRVLDRLVGYEISPLLWRKIRRGLSAGRVQSAALKLICDRENRIKDFKPEEYWNIAAMLSEGLEEKGKSAEKKKFIARLIEYMGKKITVENKETADIVVDALKKHDFFVKKVEKKERKKRAYAPFTTSSLQQDAANKLGFSTKKTMMVAQQLYEGVEVKGHGTIGLVTYIRTDSVRISEEAKTAAKEFILERYGNPYHANNIFSNKKKDVQDAHEAIRPSYMDLVPDEIKESLTKDQYNLYKLIWSRFMASQMSAAVYDSMAVEIENGDYTLKANGSKLKFDGYLKVYQEAGEEKDEKMLPELQVGHKLNLLDLQCDQNFTQPPARYTEASLVKDLEEKNIGRPSTYSPIIATLMDRKYVSREKKSLLPTDLGFIVTELMEKYFKEIVDVGFTAELEDRLDDIEVKNLNWKNIVSDFYEVLKVELDIADKEIEKVKLEDELTGELCELCGRPMAKKSGRFGDFIACTGYPECKNTKPIVTKIDAKCPKCGKDIVARRGKNGRMFYGCSGYPECNQVFWNKPTNKKCPECGSVLVEKKTKNSSLACSNSECGYKE